Genomic segment of Cottoperca gobio chromosome 6, fCotGob3.1, whole genome shotgun sequence:
aacagttaaattaaaaaatcctaaaatgtgacactttttttttggCATCTAGTCAAACATTTCTTAGGGGGTGGGATTGTATTGGGTCAATGTGTTCATGGCTACAGACCATTTGGAAGCAATGCAAGATATTAACCTCATCCTGGTGTAACTGAAACTAATTATATAATAGTACTATAGTTTGGAGCATTAATGTCTTATAATATGAGGATATCATGAAAGAACACACCTGACGTCATATCACTCATACTGTACACGATGATGCACTCTAAGCAATTTGATTAACAGCTGGCTACACTTATTCAGTGTGTCAAACAGATGATCCTGAAGTGATCCATCCCCTTGTATGGCGCAGACAGTATTTTTCATACCCACTGGTGTACGAAAATATTCTCcaccattttataaaataagaaatagaaAGAGATGACTCACAAACTGTTGACATGAAAAGTAAATCGGAAAGTCCAACTGAGTGCCAGTTATCAATCCATCTAATCCAGTCAAATCAATTCACGAATAGGAAATAAGGAGATAGTCTGCCCAAAAGTGGGAACAAGATGCCCTTGaaactttagttttatttatacatttttgaatGTGTTGTTATTCTAATTCTTATTCAGTGCATTCCTGCACCCTTTTATTGAAATGCAAATATAAGGCTCAGGCATTTTGAAACTCTGGGGGCCTCTTTTTAATGAGTGGTCTGACACATCTCTCAATTTATTTGCAACAATAAGTCAGAACAAACGGACAaatccagatttatttttaaaagttttttcttGAATTTCCAAATAAGACTAATTATACATTGCAGGCATCACTTGTTGTACTTTTCCCACAGCTTTGTGGTGTTGACTCAGAGTCAGATTAGAATTGCGGCCTTTGCCACTGTTTGCTGACTCACAATGTTTGGCATGCGTAAACATTATTTCCAGGGGCCACTGTGTAACAGTAACAAGTAATGTTGGCGACTTCACACTTCAGCCTGCCCACATGTGATGTGGCctgattttaaacttttttgaAGCTTCATCTGACACAGTCTGGATTTAGCTCCTGAGAGTGTAAAACCGAGTAGCCTGGGGGAGGTGACAGGAAAGACAATTGAAACATTTGAAGGATTCCATTTTTATTGTAAAGATTCATGGAAGAATACACGGCTCAGTCTCAATGGCTCTAAAGCCTTTTGTCAGTGGAGGCCGCAGAGATGGTGGCtgcaaataataattatagggtaaacaaaatgttctctttATTCACGTTGTACCTGCAACCTATTTTTCCAAATAGTGCTCAGTGTAATCAACGGTGTCACAAAATCTGCTTCACTAACTGCACGTCTgattaacaaaagtaaaaatacaccACAGTCGTTTCCAGCCTCACGATGTGATTGGCTGATGAGTTTTGTAATAAGAGCCAACATTTCTTGATACAACACTCTTCTTGTACATGCACTGACCTTTGAGAAATCCCTCTCTGCTGAGAGGCTTCTGCAAAGGATTCCTTGAATATCctttttgatgtttgtttttgaacCTTTGAAAATCAAAAGGGAACAAAGACCTTGCATTCACAAGCATTGCTGCAGTGTTTGAGTCCTGAGACTCTCAGACAACAATCCAACCTGGAGCTTTTGATGGATGCAAAAACTTCTACACataacattttgtgttttctacttgcatttttttaataatttgcaTTGTTGACTAAATGATGATtacattaaatgttaatgtatttatcatttattaatttatttgataAGCAGCTAAAGAATGAGATATTTTCTTCAGTTGATTGTTACCAGAACAGTGTTGAAAGAGAGACAACATTTGGCTATTACATTTAGCAAGCTATATCACTTTGTTGGGTTAGGCGAGGGTCATGCTTATGGTTAACGAAAGCAAATATTACTTAAAGGTCTGTGACacaaactataatatatatatatatatatatatatatatatatatatatatatatatatatatatatatatatatatatatattaagagtTGTAAAATCTTGCCTCATACTATAGGGGTATAAGCACAAGTGCAGTGTCTTCAAAACTGGAGGTTCTGGTCCTCTCATGTGTCCTCTCCTCAACAGTAACCAGTAGCAACAGCCCTCAGCAACACAACCCCTTacaattatcaattattttagGGCTTTGATGAGGACCAGAAGAGATGTACGACACCAAGACGTCTTGAATCAATCCCAGGTTTGTACAGCTGACATTTATTCACCATCAGGTGTAATACGGAGGCTGCTGGATCACTTAACTGAATATTGGAAATAATGGATATCtcaccacatactgtacatgtcatTACCGTGGAAGCTCATAAGATCAAATCTCCATTTACACAATTAATAAAGCTATAATCCTAAAAATAGTCAAGTCAAACTTACATTTACTTAAAAGCCGGATTTGTTAAACaggagatttttcttttttttttatcagataaTTGAGAAAGATCTATGCTCCTCACCATGAGGCGCCTTCTTAAGTTTTAAAATGGGGGAGCAAACTTTTAAAGATACAGACGGGGTTGTCTGGGGTCGTCCCccagaaaaaataaattgtagttcaaaacaaatgttctgcAATTATGTGTTAGCCGTATTACAGGAGATGTTTGGACATATTCAGAAAAAGATGGTGAATGTAATGTTATCGGTACATTTGGTCAGTAATTAGAGCAACACTGTCATTTCCTTGTTTTAGGAATGTCATTTTGCTGATACCGACACCAGCTCAGACTGTGCCACTGGttaaattacaatataaaatagatttgtGTATCTCTCTGGCTTTCCTCTCGCTGTTGCACGGTGCTGCACGGTGCTGCACGGCCGCTCCAGTCACCTGTGGCACGGACAGGTGAATTTAAACATACAGAGACGTCCCATAGTGGCCGTTAGCGGAAGTGGCCGTGCTGTTGTATCGATTTTGATGCGGGTCTATTGGGCATGCCCTAACCAAATTCTGGGCGGACCGGGTTTTGATTCAAATAACCTCAtgcactgcacactacacacacaccaagtgtGAAGAAGATTGGAGGGTTTGGTAGATAATTACAATTtagtcacgcacacacacacacacacacacacacacacacacacacacacacacacacacacacacacacacacacacacacacacacacacacacacacacacacacacagtgtttggaaacatcaAGAAATGTAACTCATCTAATTTTATGTCTGAACATGACGCCTGTTTCTCAGGATTCCTGGATGACAGCTGCTAATGCGATTTGAATTTGTATGCCGTGTGTGAAATACATCCGTGATGTTTGACCGTCAGCTTTGACTTATGTTCATCCAAAGGCTGTCAGTCCCCGTGTGAGATGTAACAATTCTTAAAATTCTTCATATTAACATTTTTAGCACATATTATGCAATATTCTTAATATTATTGTGGACTCCTATGATTCCACATTATtaatttgttcatattttatgtatacatacatgatGAGCCAACTGGTTTCTACCCAGTCACATTCTTATTGTAGTCACATATCTGTGTCTATGTCATTCCTGGACTGTCACCATGGAGAAATCCCTGTAGGGTAAAACACTGCTATAATAAATTACTCTAAAAGCTGTAAGCAGAGAGATAACTCgctcttatttttcttattggGATACATATTCTTTGTATTCACTAACTACATCCGACCCTGCTGTAGCATGTGAGATGTACTGTAGCTCTGAAGTGCCAGATACAAATTGCCGCAACATCATTCATGTTGAGCTCTCGGTACATGCGTCGTACATATATGATGCGAGTATGTACATAAAAAACAACTTATTACAACTTACATTACTGTATGCTTTTCCTATTTTATGTCCACTTTTTGCAGCTTTTAAGGTTcaattttttttgtcttattacACATTCCTGCCTGACGGTGTCATATAACGTAGTCTGTATTAGCTTGTTCCAACATTATCATTGAAGCTACAGTATTTGATATTTGCCctgaattaaatatttaaacccaAGACTCCATGGcatgtttattttgttacacTGCTCCATCAAATGGAAATGTCCGAGATGTTTTGTGTATCAGTTTATACACATTTAGCCAGATTTAGCAtgatatatttagtatttttagttttaacaaaaaaaagaaaagaaaacagagttCTGTGAGTCTGAACATAGCTTGTCCAAGCATCATGATTTTGATTGACAGTGAGTGACAGTGGGGCTGGAGAGGTAAAAAAAGGAGGTTGTTTACAGCGTTCAAAATCAAATCCTTAGTCAGAAACGTTTCCCTCACAATCTAGgtctgtatgtattttattttattcttctgCTTACTGACTGactttatataaaaattaatttaaatctCCACACGAAACAAGGTTTATTCTGAAAAAGGGAGAATATTACGTTCACCAAAGATCCATATAAACTATACTGATGCACACAGTATATTGGAGGAAAGACAGGGGAGTCTTGCTAATAAAGCTAACTTATCCATGCTCGGCACATGTACTGCTCCTGACTGAGAGATGCTCAGCTGTTGTGCAGCTGAGCCTTCGTAGTGCATTAATCTTCACTTTAATATCCGATGGCATCAAACAAACTGCACCAAATGtctttataaaaagaaaagcaaggaGCTATCCTGttgctttttctattttctaagCTCAAAGGCTGCTAGGTATTCTCACAATCTAGCAAAGTTTTAGCCTTGAGGTTTTACTCTCCCTTGAGATTATAGCATGCTATCTATTGCTCATAAAGTTTGTGGCCTATTTTTGGTCAaggtcaaatgtatttatacagcacattaaaaacaaaccagTTTTACAACAAACAGTAATAAGCAAAAAGATTATCACAAGACATAAGTATATAATTAAAtgcataaatgcacacacatacacaggcacacaaactTTCATGCATTTCGATATATAATGCAAATCTTGTCAAGAATCATTAAAGTTGTATCCACAGGAGTAAAAGTGGCTGTTGTATTTTCAGGGATGATATTCCAGAGTCTAGGTGCAGCTACTGAAAACGCTCCATCAGCAAACATCTTTTGACAAGACTTTGGGATGGTTAGCAGCCCTTGATCTGTAGATCTGAGGGGCCTCGCTGTATGAGAATAGAAGTTCTGTAATATAGCTCAAGGCGAGACCATGCTGGGGtttaaacacaaagagaaaaatctTCTAAGGAATTTGATACCCAGCAGGGAGTTGCAATAATCAAGTCTTGGGGATAGTAGAGCATGGATGACTTATTTCTACATCTTTAGGCAATAAGAAGGTCCTGATCTTAAGCCCCTTTCCCACTGGACAGAAAACTCACTAAAACCCAATAACATCTTGCTTTTTCCTTTAATTGTAAGAGTTACAAACAAAAAATTATTCAATTTACTGTCGAACTACGTCCAGCATCTTGAGCTACTGAGAGTCTGTTCTTCTGATTTTTATGATTGGACTTGTTTTATTGAATATTTATTACCTATTTGGGATTCAGCTAAGGACAGAATTACAGCACTGCAGAATTATGGACTGCATTTGGACTGCATTTACTATGTATTGTATTCCCCCAAGTACACAAATTGATGGCAGTGTAGCAGCCATGCAAGGCGCTGACCTGGCTATTAATAACATTCAAAGTGGTtaatgtcttgctcaaggacacttcgtCATGTAGACAGGAGGAGCCGGCAAACAAATCACCAATCCTCTATTTGACTACATAGACCATTTGGTGTTTTGgctaatgtttttaatttatttagccTTGGGCTGCTACCCCACCTATGGAGAGTTGCCAAGCCGGGGCGATGGCCAGGCCTGAATCTGTTGAGGGTTGACCACTGTTTGCTTAGGAAGTTGATGCCTGGGACATGTTGAGTGGGGTCGGACACTAGATTTTAGTTTCAGACATTCTTGGACTCCCATTCCAGGGTTTCCGCCAGCGTATTGCAAAGCTCGGGCCTGAATAGACTCCTTGCCGGGCAACGCAGATTTCAAACAGGTATTTTTTAACTAAAGTGTGTTATTCAAGCAGGGAACTCGTTTAAGGAATAACCTCGATGCGTTGGTAATGCTAGTTACTGCggttaagagagagagattggtgtgtgtgtgtgtgtgatgctgagTATGAAGTCAACAGTAATATTattgcagcagctgcagtgtatGTACAGTTAATTTGTTGGTAAATACAACTCCTCAAGACCTAAGCCAAGTTCCTTTGTGTTTAGTTGCTACCTGCAGATTTTAGTGAAACGGTTTAGGCCCGAAATGAGCGACAAGGACTCAGGCTAATTTTAGGTTTgctgacctttaaggtggaccTCCTCTAAGTTTTTACTCAGCACTAAGCAATTATTGATGGTGCACAGTCTGAGTCTCTACTGCCCTATAATGTGACAAGATAATTATGACTTTTAAAGAACAGAACACCTGATTACTGCCACTCTAATTGTACTCATTACACATCTATAATAACTTCTGGCCGTCATTGAATGTGAGTGATTGAAAAGACGACAAATAAACAATTACATGTGTTAATCACGGAAATGACTGATAGAATCGCTAAGTTATTGTTGAAAGTGAGTAAGTGTGTCCTTAAAAGACTCAGGCCGGATATTATGGGAAAAACAATAACCATGATTGTGCAGCTCTTTATAAGAATTATTAGGAGACCTCACTTTTACTGAATCATCCAAGATGCACTTGGAACAGAAAATAAGATGGTGTTGCCGTGTTGTCATGGTTGGTTCCATGCTTTAAGCTTCTCTGCAAGCCTCCTCTTTATCGTATCCTATAACGCAAaactctttttgtgttttcctgcagatGTTCATATTTCATAATGTGACCATCACAGTCCCGGAGAACTTTACGCAGTGCACCACCCACGGCAGCTTTGTCCAGCACTGGCAGGAGACGATGTACAACATGTTCACCTTTGTgtgcctcttcctccttcctttgGTCATCATGATCTTCTGTTACACACGAATCTTCATTGAGATATCCAGCCGCATGGCGCGAAATAACTGTAAGTGTCACATTTTCTTCATAatctgcttttaaaatatgttttctgagACCCAAGGAGTTGTGCGTGACAAATATGgtgttttctcctcttcttttcctcaAGTGCTGTCAAGAGATATCCATCTCCGTCGCTCCCACAACAACATCCCTAAGGCTCGGATGAGGACTCTTAAGATGAGCATCGTCATTGTAACATCATTCATCGTCTGCTGGACCCCGTACTATCTGTTAGGCCTGTGGTATTGGTTATttcctgataaaatggaggaaATGGTCTCTCATTCACTGACTCATATGCTGTTTATCTTTGGCCTTTTCAACGCCTGCCTGGACCCCATCACTTATGGTCTGTTTACCATTCATCTTCACCAGGGTCTTAAGAGATGTTGTCCAACTTCAACCAGACGGACCAAATTGGAAAACAATACTTGTCTTGTACACATGACTCGCCTGTCGTCTCACAGGCAGATTGCATCAAGTAGCCACAATACAGACATAGAGGAGGTAAACGACAACAACAGCGTGAAAAGTTGCTCAAGGCCAATCCTCTTAGTAAGCAAGATCTAATTGCTTTATAAATTTCAAGGAAAATAATCTCTGCtgtcagtcttggagtcccgcagggttctgtacttggaccgattctattcaccttatatatgctttctttgggcaatattataaggaaccactctataaactttcattgttatgcggacgatacccaattatatctatcaattaaaccagacgaaaccaatccattggctaaacttcaagcatgccttaaggacataaaaacttggatgtctagcaactttttgatgttaaacacagacaaaactgaagttattatacttggccctaaacgcctccgaaacgcattttctaatgacatagaagctctggatggcattaacttgagtcatctttgatcaagatctgtcgtttaactcccacataaaacaaatctcaaggacttccttctttcatctacgtaacattgcaaaaataagacacatcctgtctcaaaatgatgccgaaaaactagtccatgcatttgttacttcaaggctggattactgcaactcattgttatcaggttgtcccaaaaagtcgcttaagactcttcagagtctcccaaaatgcagcggcacgtgtattgacaagaacaaggaaacgggatcatattactcctgtattagctgcactgcactggctcccggtaaaatacagaatagaattcaaaatccttctcctgacttacaaagcaattaatgctcaggctccagcatatcttaaagatctcatagtaccttataaaccaactagagcattgcgctcccagactgcaaggttacttgtagttcctaaagtctctaagagtacaatgggagccagagccttcagctatcaagctcctctccagtggaaccaacttccagtttgtgttcaggaggcagacaccctctccacatttaagagtaggctaaatactttcctttttgataaagcttatagttaaggctggctcaggtttgccttggatcagcccctagttatgctgctgtcctgctggacaccgggaagcctttttgacattttcctggattcatccaaactttcgctttttcaacacaacatcatttctgttaaatgttgtatttgtactatgttgtttatcctgtacacactacatctattgcatgtctgtccgtcctgggagagggatccctccgcagttgctctccctgaggtttcttccatttttccccctttaattatggggtttcttttaggaagtttttccttgtgcgatgtgagggtctaaggacagagggtgtcgtatcctgtacagtctgtaaagcacactgagacaaatgtataatttgtgatattgggctatacaaataaatttgatttgatttgatttgattcagcATTGAGCTTAGTCTTTTTCAAGAGATGACAGCCATTTCAATGATATTGCTTTGATGAAGATCCATACAAAAATCTAGTGTTCTTTCGTCAGATTAATCAGTTTGCTTTTGTTGCCCTGATGTAATCGATGGTGTGTTGAAGCTCTGCTTTTGTTTGCTCATCCCGCATCACAGATCAGCCTTTGACAAAATGCTGCAGAGTGATACATGCAGCATGTGACTGGCTGGGGGTGACGCTGTACATCACACAGAATGTCTCATACACTGCAGATCTGATTTTTCTATGAGGCTTAAGGAAATAAATGCAGGTCGAAATGATGACAAATTGGTTAAAAGTTGCCATAAATTCACTCAAAATGTCTTGCACCCATATTTTGGCTACATTCTTCAGTAACAGTGggtttaaatataaactgatTCACAGGTTGAAAGGCAGTCACACTCTggggcagacacacacaacggTGCACACTTAACACTGGGTTTTACTGGGTAGATCTTAAGATGTCCTGTATTATATCCCATGTCAAAGAaaccacagaaacaaaaaatgtgtgcatatgtttaaAGATAATGAAATAGATCATAATCTGTCTGTaatgtaacttttgttttgtttacatgtttattacATCTTGGGAGTGTTTTGCCATCCAGTCCTCTGCTGCTAATCATTGCTTATTCACTGGAAACTGCTCTAAATTGTTATTTGTAGTGTTATTTGTGCAATATAAAAGACTGTGATTTTGTGTCATTACATACATGAATGTTATGAACGTTATCGACCATAAAGgccttttaaataattgttataGCATACAGTTCTATGTATTGAATGTACCTGCGCAGCATGTTGTTGACGTGTTATTGACAGTGTAATTTGTCCAAGATCAattctgtattttctgtgttGCACAAAATCTTACTTGAGTCAAAGCTCTTTAAATGTCCTTGATAACTCATTCCTTGgttgtattttatattcatgttaGTGTTAAAAGGGTATAATGTTGTGAAttatgttgctttgtgtgaccaagaaatgtatctttttc
This window contains:
- the gnrhr4 gene encoding gonadotropin releasing hormone receptor 4; this translates as MFHQLTDQTVNDSCLGPMSACNKSAEEDALQLPTFSTAAKVRVIITFTLCAVSAVCNLIVLWAAFNGGKRKSHVKILIMNLTVADLLVTFIVMPVDAVWNITVQWQAGDIACRLLMFMKLVAMYSCAFVTVVISLDRHSAILNPLGISEAKRKSKIMLTVAWTMSVILSLPQMFIFHNVTITVPENFTQCTTHGSFVQHWQETMYNMFTFVCLFLLPLVIMIFCYTRIFIEISSRMARNNLLSRDIHLRRSHNNIPKARMRTLKMSIVIVTSFIVCWTPYYLLGLWYWLFPDKMEEMVSHSLTHMLFIFGLFNACLDPITYGLFTIHLHQGLKRCCPTSTRRTKLENNTCLVHMTRLSSHRQIASSSHNTDIEEVNDNNSVKSCSRPILLVSKI